In a single window of the Blattabacterium cuenoti genome:
- a CDS encoding TatD family hydrolase has translation MKITDTHTHLYMKEFNEDINFVIQTAFHQGINRFLLPSLDSSTVPNILKLEKKYPNVCFPMIGLHPNKVYPNSLEKELKNIETWLYNHPFISIGEIGMDLYSEKKFVSEQEYAFQIQIQWAKQKKLPVVIHCRKAFDKVFHILSKEKNSSLKGVFHCFSGTLEQAQKIIDLGIKLGIGGMITFKNNNVNLFLHKISLNHIVLETDSPYLSPHPFRGKRNEPKNLRIILKKLSQIYSTSEEKISDIIHFNVEKLFF, from the coding sequence ATGAAAATTACTGATACTCATACGCATTTATACATGAAAGAATTTAATGAAGATATTAATTTTGTAATACAAACAGCCTTTCATCAAGGAATCAATAGATTTTTACTTCCTTCTTTAGATAGTTCCACTGTACCTAATATATTAAAATTAGAAAAAAAATATCCTAATGTATGTTTTCCCATGATAGGATTGCATCCGAATAAAGTTTATCCAAATAGTTTAGAAAAAGAATTGAAAAATATTGAAACTTGGTTATATAACCATCCCTTTATTTCTATAGGAGAAATTGGAATGGATTTATATTCGGAAAAAAAGTTTGTTTCTGAACAAGAATATGCTTTTCAAATTCAAATACAATGGGCTAAACAAAAAAAATTACCCGTTGTTATACACTGTAGAAAAGCTTTTGATAAAGTTTTTCATATTTTATCAAAAGAAAAAAACTCTTCTCTGAAAGGGGTCTTTCATTGTTTTTCCGGAACTTTGGAACAAGCTCAAAAAATTATTGATCTTGGAATAAAACTAGGTATTGGAGGAATGATTACTTTTAAAAACAATAATGTTAATCTTTTTTTACATAAAATAAGTCTGAATCATATTGTATTAGAAACTGATTCTCCTTATCTTTCTCCACATCCTTTTAGAGGAAAAAGAAATGAACCAAAAAATTTAAGAATAATTTTAAAGAAATTATCACAAATTTATTCTACTTCAGAAGAAAAAATATCAGATATCATTCATTTTAATGTAGAAAAATTATTTTTTTGA
- the fumC gene encoding class II fumarate hydratase gives MTYRTEKDTLGIVKVPVNKYWGAQTERSRNNFKIGTESSMPIEIIHAFGLLKKAAAHVNFELGILSKKKKDMISLVCDEIIDKKLDDQFPLVIWQTGSGTHTNMNINEVISNRAHVLMGGILGNSPSYIHPNDDVNMSQSSNDTFPTAMHIASYQKLVKRTIPSIQKLKKIMKKKSELFHNVIKIGRTHLMDAIPITLGQEFSGYVSQIDHGLNAIKKTLDHLSELAIGGTAVGTGLNAPKKYDIKMTEYICKYTGLPFKVAKNKFEALSSHDAIVESHNALKQIAVSLIKISNDIRFLASGPRSGIGEIYIPENEPGSSIMPGKVNPTQCEAMIMVCTQIIGNDMAISMAGSSGNYELNVAKPLMAYNFLQSSQLLADACTSFSSFCVRGIKPNYQRIKEFLDKSLMLVTALNTHIGYEKSAKIAKYAYENNSTLKEEAIRLGYLTVDEFEKLVNPSKMV, from the coding sequence ATGACATATAGAACAGAAAAAGATACATTGGGAATAGTTAAAGTCCCTGTAAATAAATATTGGGGGGCACAAACAGAAAGATCTAGAAACAATTTTAAAATAGGAACAGAATCTTCTATGCCAATAGAAATTATTCATGCATTTGGACTTTTAAAAAAAGCAGCTGCTCATGTTAACTTTGAATTGGGGATTTTATCTAAAAAAAAGAAAGATATGATATCCTTAGTTTGTGATGAAATTATAGATAAAAAGTTAGATGATCAATTTCCTTTAGTTATATGGCAAACCGGTTCAGGGACCCATACCAATATGAATATAAATGAGGTTATCTCTAACAGAGCTCATGTTTTAATGGGAGGAATACTAGGAAATTCTCCTTCTTATATTCATCCCAATGATGATGTAAATATGTCTCAATCATCTAATGATACCTTTCCTACAGCAATGCATATAGCTTCTTATCAAAAATTAGTAAAAAGAACTATTCCTTCTATCCAGAAATTAAAAAAAATTATGAAAAAAAAATCTGAATTATTTCATAATGTTATTAAAATAGGTAGAACCCATCTGATGGATGCTATACCTATTACTTTAGGACAAGAATTTTCTGGATATGTATCTCAAATAGATCATGGATTGAATGCTATTAAAAAAACTTTAGATCATCTTTCTGAATTAGCTATAGGAGGAACAGCTGTAGGAACAGGGTTGAATGCTCCTAAAAAGTATGATATCAAAATGACCGAATATATATGTAAATATACTGGCTTACCTTTTAAAGTAGCAAAAAATAAATTTGAAGCATTGTCATCTCATGATGCTATAGTAGAATCTCATAATGCTCTTAAACAAATAGCTGTTTCTTTAATTAAAATATCAAATGATATTCGTTTTTTAGCTTCTGGACCACGTTCAGGAATTGGAGAAATTTATATTCCTGAAAATGAACCCGGATCTTCTATTATGCCTGGAAAAGTAAATCCGACTCAATGTGAAGCAATGATTATGGTTTGCACTCAGATTATAGGAAATGATATGGCTATTTCTATGGCTGGATCTTCAGGAAATTATGAATTAAATGTAGCTAAACCGCTAATGGCATATAATTTTTTACAATCTTCCCAACTTCTTGCAGATGCTTGTACTTCTTTTTCTTCTTTTTGCGTTAGAGGAATAAAACCAAACTATCAAAGAATTAAAGAATTTTTAGATAAATCTTTAATGTTAGTTACAGCTCTTAATACTCATATTGGATATGAAAAATCAGCAAAAATTGCAAAATATGCTTATGAAAATAATAGTACATTAAAAGAAGAAGCGATTCGATTAGGATATTTAACTGTTGATGAATTTGAAAAATTAGTTAATCCATCCAAAATGGTGTGA
- a CDS encoding FtsB family cell division protein, with translation MKKEKKYEILKNKYFWISLFFFIWMSFFDSNSLMLHFKFKKSIQEMTFNRDFLKKKISSEGTQLKKLTTDSKYLEKLAREKFYMKKEDEDLFIVSRNNSIHNFNVPYK, from the coding sequence ATGAAAAAAGAAAAAAAATACGAAATACTTAAAAATAAATACTTTTGGATTAGTCTTTTTTTCTTTATATGGATGTCTTTTTTTGATTCCAATTCTTTAATGTTACATTTTAAATTTAAAAAAAGTATTCAGGAAATGACATTCAATAGAGATTTCTTGAAAAAGAAAATTTCATCAGAAGGAACTCAATTAAAAAAATTAACAACAGATTCTAAATATCTTGAGAAATTAGCAAGAGAAAAGTTTTACATGAAAAAAGAAGATGAAGATTTATTTATTGTATCCCGAAACAATAGTATTCACAATTTTAACGTCCCATATAAATAA
- the fabD gene encoding ACP S-malonyltransferase, whose product MKAYLFPGQGSQFLGMGKNLYKNSHLAKKLFQLSDEVLGFRITSVMFEGSMDILKNTKYTQLAIYIYSVIKAKISNNFEPDMVAGHSLGELSALAAIDVFSFEDGLKLVNQRASIMQDICESTHGGMAVVFGLNDSMIEDACKKDHGIIVPSNYNSPEQLVISGEIQALRRVCSFLKKIGARKIFILPVHGAFHSPIMKPAQKKFKKIVNKIYFKNSKYPIYQNVTALPVIKSVDIKNNLVEQLTYPVKWKQSIKNMMDDGASTFTEIGPGNILQGLIKKILRKST is encoded by the coding sequence ATGAAAGCTTATTTATTTCCTGGTCAAGGATCTCAATTTTTAGGAATGGGAAAAAATTTATACAAAAATTCTCATTTAGCAAAAAAATTATTTCAATTATCTGACGAAGTTTTAGGTTTTCGAATCACATCTGTAATGTTTGAGGGATCTATGGATATTTTAAAAAATACAAAATACACACAATTAGCAATTTATATATATTCAGTTATAAAAGCAAAAATATCAAATAATTTTGAACCGGATATGGTTGCTGGCCATTCTCTTGGTGAATTATCTGCTTTAGCTGCAATTGATGTATTTTCTTTTGAAGATGGATTAAAATTAGTGAATCAAAGAGCTTCAATTATGCAAGATATTTGTGAATCAACTCATGGAGGAATGGCAGTAGTGTTTGGGTTAAATGATTCTATGATAGAAGATGCTTGTAAAAAAGATCATGGAATTATAGTTCCATCTAATTATAATAGCCCTGAACAATTAGTAATTTCCGGAGAAATTCAAGCTTTGAGAAGAGTTTGTTCTTTTCTCAAAAAAATAGGGGCTAGAAAAATATTTATTCTTCCTGTTCATGGAGCTTTTCATTCTCCGATTATGAAACCAGCTCAGAAAAAATTTAAAAAAATTGTAAATAAAATTTATTTTAAAAATTCTAAATATCCAATTTATCAAAATGTAACGGCTCTTCCCGTCATAAAATCTGTTGATATAAAAAATAATCTTGTAGAACAATTGACTTATCCAGTTAAATGGAAACAATCTATAAAAAATATGATGGATGATGGCGCTAGTACATTTACGGAAATAGGACCTGGAAATATTTTACAAGGTTTAATTAAAAAAATTTTAAGAAAATCTACCTAA